In the Symmachiella macrocystis genome, CGTTAGTTCGTAGCCGCTGGAAGTGCAAATTTTCCTAGCCCAGATCCGCCACGATTGGGGACAATCCGGAGGGAGTCTACAAATTGAACCGCGAAATGCAGTTAATCCGAAAACCCTCTGCAATCACGTCCGTCGGCAGCATCGTCACCACACGCGACCCGTCCGTATTGCTGTTGCGACTCGCGAAATCGGCCAAAATCGCGCATCATGGAGACGATGAGCGCCCCATTCCGCGCCAAAAACCACATGACGCAACCCTTCGAGACAAGGCCTGCATGATGAACACGACTTTGACAAACCTGACTGACCACAGATCGCGATTCTGCACAAACGACCAACCTAGCCGTTGCAGCCGGGGCATGACCATGCTGTTGATCGCTGCGGCGCTCGTTGCCACGTTACTCAACAACACCGCCTCCGCGGCGACGTTGCAAGCTGGTGTTGGCAAAGTCGACGTGACCCACCCCGATGGCTTGGTGAACGACCGGTCGTATGTCCGGGCGCTGGTACTGAAAAACGAAACTACAACCGCCGCTATCGTCACGATCGACGTCGTCGCCATCGGTGAGATCGGTTCGATCGGCAACGACTATCTCGCCAAGGTGCGGGCACGGATTGAAAAGGAACTCGGCATTCCTCCCACGCACGTGATCATCAACGCCAGCCATTGCCATAGCCGGATTTGTCACGACATCGGTGAGCGGACTTTTCAAGCGGTCAAACAGGCGGCCGACAATTTGGTCCCCGCCCGCGTCGGCGTCGGTCATGGTCACGAAGACCGTGTCTCGGAGAATCGTCGGCTGATCATGAAAGACGGCACGCAAATCGATGTGCGACACGCCTACTCTCTGCCTCCCGACGAAGAGGTCGCCAAAGTCGGGCCGATCGATCCGGAAATCGGCGTGCTCCGTGTTGATCGCGAGGACGGACGAACCTTGGCCGTGGTTTACAACTTCGCCTGCCATCCGATTCAGGGGGCTCAAAATGGGGGGAACACCGCCGACATGACCGGCTTCTCCTCGAAAGTCATTGAAGAAAACCTCGACCCGGGAACCGTCGCCCTATTCGTGCAAGGTTGCGGCGGCGATATCAATCCCGTGTTCTATAAAGACGTTGATCATCCCCGCAACGCCGAACCGCTGGGGAATATGCTAGGCCTGAGCACGCTGAAAGCGGTCCGCGCGATCGAAACCAAACCGGACGACCGACTGAAAGTCGTCAGCGAGAATATCGCCCTGCCCCGCTCCGATCTGGCGACGCGCATTTTTGATATGGAAGCCGAACAACTACGCTTGGCCGGCTCACTGGGCGGCACCAGCTTGAATCTGAAAACGTTTATCCCGTTGGTCGTCAAATACAACGTTGCCGAAGAGTTTCCCTCGTATTACTCGCACGCTTACTTGCTCGACAAAGCCCGCGGTCGCAATGATTTGAGCAAGCTCGACGCCGAAAACCGCCGCAACATGCAAAACTACATCCGCAACATCCACACCATGGAAAAACTGACGCGGCTCAACACCAACCTGCGCCTGTTACGCAAACACCACGCCCGCGGCTACGCCTCCGGCAACCGCACGATCGACGTCGAACTGGCTGGCCTCCGCATCGGCGATTTCGTGTTGACGACTTTCCCCGGAGAATTGACCGTCCAAATCGGCCTGAACCTCAAAAAAGTCTCCCCCCACAAACACACCTTCGTCGCCGGCTATACCAACGGCTACATCTACTACTGCCCCACCGCCGAACAGCTAAAAAACGTCGGCAACGCCCAAGAAGACAGCGACTGTCTGGTGGCCCCGGAATGGCAGAAGATGTACGAGGACAAGGCGGCAGAGTTGTTGCAGGCGCTCTGATGATTCGTCAGCAGAAGATGGGTGCCACTGGCGGCTTGTTCGCCAGTGCGAATCGCGGGGCCGTCCACAATACTGCTGGACAAGCCAGCAGTGGCACCCTTCGCCACACTTCGAATCATCCCAAATATACAAATTGATCGAAGATATATTGTACGAGTTTGTTGAGCAACACCCAGGTGTTTCAGATAAGGATGTTGCTATCCATGTTCGTTCAATTGCAAGTCGCTTCTATGAGGCATTTGACCAAACTAGCAGCAGGCTGAGCGCCAGATCTAAGGGCCTATAAATCATGCAGTGGCGACAAGAACCGGGGGGGGTGCTTATGGCAGATGCACCACACGGTGCATCTATAAAAGAATGCATGGAAGAATTGTTCGAATATATCGAGTCTTATCTGATTCCCAAGAACGCGAGTGTCGACTGCAGTTACATCCGTGTGGAAATCTGGTTCGACTCAGGAGATATTGTAGTGTACCCTGCCTCTCTTAACACTCGAGAAAGGAGGGAAAAGGCTGTTTGTTTAGTAACCTTCGCGGACTTGCTGGAACGTAGTGACGAACTCTTGGACACTCTGGAGGCGCGACAAGCGAATGGTGACTTGAAGGAGGGTGATGAGTTATTTGATTCAATAGCTCGGGAAGAAATAAAAAAGTGGGCCAGCTTCCAACCAGTTTCAAAACCTCTGTAACGTAGTGAACAAACACGCGAGTTGTACGAAGCCCTTGAAGAGGTGCGCATGATATTCGTAACGTGTTACAAGACGCCGGAAAGATTGCAGCCAAGCAATCGTGCGTTCGACTTTGTAACGCCGTTTGTAGCGTCGCAATTTGCGGCCGTCCTGCGTGGGACGCCTTTTGCGGTTGCGGCGATGCGGACAAATCAATTCGATGCCCCGCGCCGCCAAACGTTCACGCAACGGATCGCTGTCGCCGGCTTTGTCGTAAATCAACCGCTGCGGCTGCCGCTGCGTCGTGCGGCGGTCCACCAACCGTTCGATCAAATTCACTTCGGCAGTGTTGGCTGATTCGGTGTCGACTCCCAACGGCAAACCTTCGCCGTCGATGAGCAACATGATCTTGGTTCCCTTACCGCGTTTGGTTTTGCCGACCTCGGCGCCCCTTTTTTTGCTGGGGAAAACGTGCCATCGGCCATCGTTTCCTCCCAGTTGATCTCGCCCAGATCGTCGAGTTCCTGCAGCAGCCGCGCCCAAGCGACTTTGAAGATGCCCGCCGCGGTCCATTCTTGGAACCGTCGCCAGCAAGTTGAAAAAGAGGGAAAAGTGTTTGGTAAATCTTTCCAACGCGCACCGCTGCGAAGCACCCACAGGATGCCTTCCAGGCAATCGCGGGGATGCTTGCGGGGGCGTCCGCCATATCTCGTAGGTGGTTCCCACGGAAAGAGGTCTTTGATCCGATCCCATTGCTCATCCGTAAGTTGTGTCTTGGCTCCGTCCTGGACGCCGTGCTTGTGCCGTCGAACAGACGGCCAGAACACAAACGTCAATCTCATAATCAGGGTCTCCTTTCACCCCGATCACAGAGCAAGACTTATGCCAAAATGTTCAGTGAGATAGCGGTTTTGCAACTGGCTCTCGTCGAATCGGCTGCTCGAGAAAGCGATTTGCACAATTGCAGAGTTATAGTATTTAATGCGGATGGTGATTCTCCACTTGCGATATGTAATTTATAACCTCGTGGTGCCATTGTGGCGATTTGACCGTTAAGGGTATATGCAATGAGGCGAAAACTGTTTACGTTTACAGATAGTCTTGATGGCCCCGTTCACGAAGACATGGGACCGGGATACGATTATGATGCGCCTGATTCGGTTCATAACATGAGGTTTGATGCATTTCCGGAATTTGAGCCAAACTTTCATACTGTTCACCTTAAAGGGTACGTACACATAACGGACCTTATCAATTCAATTCCAATACCGCGTGCAGGGTGGATTGTTAGTGGTCGGCTTCGCTCTATATTTGAGTCGTTTCGGATAACAGATCATCGATATTATTCTTTGCCTGTTGTGCACCTCGGAAAAGAAGTGCCGGACTACTGGTGGTTTCACCTTCTGCCAACGCCAGTCGATATCGCAGCTGAAGCAAAAGTGGAGGAAGCAGAAGCCATTATCGAATCGTGTCAAGCATTGCAAGACGTCGCGTTGTTTCGATTGTCGAGTCCGCCGAGGTTCGCAAAATGCTATGTGCGCGAAGACCTAAAGATTGCGATCGAGGAAAATGGAATGACTGGAATTCGATTTGGCACATCACGATTATTTCGATAACTTGCAGTGGTGTAGTTGTCCAACGGGTTGCCAGTGGTTGCCTCGCGATTCAAATACAATGACGGACGTAAGTTTAACTGGCAAAGGATGTTTGCATGAATCAGGCATTGAAATACTGACGGCCATAATAGGCAAACGATGAACAATTCGCGGGTGGCCCGAAAGATTCTTTCGGGTCGGCGCAGCCGCGGGAGAGATTTGCGGATTGCCACCAACTGTGCGTCCAGACCACCTGTCAACCCTGGCGTCTAGGAGAGCATGATGAAATGGCTGCAAAGCTGTGATCTCTTTAACGACGTGGCAGAATTGGATGAAAGGACGGGCGTTTGGAGGGTTAGAAGCAAATCCTCGGAAGGCGGGGAGATTCCTTCAGAGATAGACGGATCCTACTCGATTCTGTCCGGCGTATTTTGCGCTATCTATCGCTCAAATGGTGAGTTGGTCGTGCGGATCGGCGAAGCTCAGATCAAGTTGTCCGACAAAGTCGAGATAACGGTCGGTGGCCCACCTGAGAAGCGTTGTCTCTCGCTGATGGAGAATGGCATAGAACATGTGAAACACGAATATGCCGTAAATTCTGAACCTATCGAAAACGACCCGACGCCATTTGTTGAAGACGAAGACTTTGACTTCGGCCTTTTCCTATCAAACATTGCCCACGACCCGAAGCGTCAAGCCCGTTTTAAACGGGAATTATAGTCAGGGCAGTGGGTGACAAGAATGGACATCAAACATTCGCCAGCCACTTCTCCGACAGCTGCGGGCTACTTTTGTTTCAGTTCTTCGAATTGGTTTGTGAGAGGCACGAATTCATGTTTCGCTGTTTGAAGAGATTCAACGGTCCACAAGCGAAATCCCAGGGGGCGTTTGTCAAAACTTTTGCTGGTGACTTCGCCATTCACCAATTGCATGCCGTCATAGTCGTTGATGATCGTGGTGTGTGTATGACCGGCAAGGACTGCCAGCACGCCATTTTGTTTGTAGAGGTCCAACAATTGATGGCGTGTCTCTATCGGGAGATTGTAATACGTTTCCTTTTCGTCCGGTTTTTTCACAAACAACGGAAAGTGCCCCACCATCATGACGGGCGATTGGTTTTGCTTGGCTTCTGACAAGATCTGCGCGACCCAGGCAGCATGCTTTTCAGATTCTCCTTTGAGCGGAGCTTTCCAAAGTTGAGTGTTGGTGAACACAAACGTGTAGCCTTTGTGTTTGAGACTGAAATAGTCTTTACCGATCGTCTCACGGTAACGTTTCAGAGCCTTGGAATCTGGTTTGCCCACATCATGATTTCCCGGAGCGCAATAACAGGCGACCGTCAAATCACTCTTGATGGTCTTGAAATCCACGAATGAAGTATCATTCGCAGTATTGACCAGATCGCCGCAAATCACGACAAAATCGGGATCCATTTCATTGATCTGCTTCACCGCTTGTCTGAATGTCTGGATATCATGCTCGTATCCCCCCATTCCCAATTGCGTGTCACAAAGCTGCACAAACGTAAACGGCTCGAATTTCGCATCGTCTTCAGCGAAAACGGGAGTCACGAAAGAACAGACGATGACGCCAATGAAAGCGACCTGAATCCAAGAGGGTTTGAAAGCGCGCAGGTTGTTGAGGACTGTCATGAATGAAACCAGGTCTAATGAATTCAAGCGAAATTTCTGATTGTGACAAACCTGAAACCACTCCAGGCTTGCATGTCGACTAGCGTAACAGAATTACGTCGTGTGCCACTGCTGACTTGTCCAGCAGTCTTTTTCCGGTCACGCTGTTTGCACAGGCGGACAAGCCGTCAGTGGCACTCTTTTTCCAGGCGGGCTACTATGCCGCCAACCGTCGTTGTCGAATCTGATCAATCGCCACCGCTGCGACGATGATTGCTCCCAGAATCATGTCCTGCACGGGGTTCTTCAGTCCCAGTTGCGTGCAGCCGCTGGTGATGACCGCCATGATGGCTGCTCCGGTGAGTGTGCCGACCACCGAACCGCGGCCGCCGCTTAGGCTGCCGCCGCCGATGACCACGGCGGCGATCACGTTGAGTTCCAAGCCGATGCCCGAAGTCGGATTGCCGACTGACAGCAACGAGAATTGATACAGCCCGGCGATGCCGAAAAAGAGGCCAGCCAATCCATACAGGGCGATCTTGTTCCGCTCGACATTGATTCCACACAACCGCGCCGTCGACTCATTCGATCCCAGTGCAAACACGTAACGCCCGAACACCGTATACCGCAAGACCGCTGCCAGGATGAGGGCCAAGACGAAAATCAACCAGACACCCAGCGGAAATCCCAGCCAGCGCGCGTCCTGTTGCA is a window encoding:
- a CDS encoding transposase, with the translated sequence MLLIDGEGLPLGVDTESANTAEVNLIERLVDRRTTQRQPQRLIYDKAGDSDPLRERLAARGIELICPHRRNRKRRPTQDGRKLRRYKRRYKVERTIAWLQSFRRLVTRYEYHAHLFKGFVQLACLFTTLQRF
- a CDS encoding metallophosphoesterase — translated: MNSLDLVSFMTVLNNLRAFKPSWIQVAFIGVIVCSFVTPVFAEDDAKFEPFTFVQLCDTQLGMGGYEHDIQTFRQAVKQINEMDPDFVVICGDLVNTANDTSFVDFKTIKSDLTVACYCAPGNHDVGKPDSKALKRYRETIGKDYFSLKHKGYTFVFTNTQLWKAPLKGESEKHAAWVAQILSEAKQNQSPVMMVGHFPLFVKKPDEKETYYNLPIETRHQLLDLYKQNGVLAVLAGHTHTTIINDYDGMQLVNGEVTSKSFDKRPLGFRLWTVESLQTAKHEFVPLTNQFEELKQK
- a CDS encoding transposase translates to MRLTFVFWPSVRRHKHGVQDGAKTQLTDEQWDRIKDLFPWEPPTRYGGRPRKHPRDCLEGILWVLRSGARWKDLPNTFPSFSTCWRRFQEWTAAGIFKVAWARLLQELDDLGEINWEETMADGTFSPAKKGAPRSAKPNAVREPRSCCSSTAKVCRWESTPNQPTLPK